The following coding sequences are from one Arthrobacter sp. PvP023 window:
- a CDS encoding carbohydrate kinase → MTMLTVIGEGLVDVVQRSSGVEAHVGGSPLNVAVGLARLDHPVQFIGRFGRDAYGESVAAHLKSSSVMVPQGPDALPTSVATALIDDDGAASYTFDLAWELPGLADRLPFMLQGTTLVHTGSIATMLAPGAAEVLSAVEHAHPSATISFDPNCRPTIITDVDYARRQAEKFVSLADVVKASDEDLEWLYPGVDALDSARRWLSLGGPGGPALVVVTRGAAGPWGITAAGEAEFPAPRVEVADTVGAGDSFMAALISGLVDRGLDGAQNRKELRELPAESLRELLAHAAWAAAVTVSRPGANPPTRAELNHFELESLEREGLARDTALAGDDLRNADSASN, encoded by the coding sequence ATGACCATGCTCACAGTTATTGGCGAAGGCCTTGTTGACGTTGTCCAGCGATCCTCGGGAGTCGAGGCCCACGTGGGCGGCAGCCCGCTCAACGTGGCAGTGGGACTGGCGCGGCTGGACCATCCCGTGCAGTTCATCGGCAGGTTCGGGCGCGACGCCTACGGCGAGTCCGTGGCCGCCCACCTGAAATCCAGCTCGGTGATGGTCCCGCAGGGTCCGGATGCCCTGCCCACCAGCGTGGCCACCGCGTTGATAGACGACGACGGCGCCGCCAGCTACACGTTCGACCTCGCCTGGGAACTTCCCGGCCTCGCGGACCGGCTGCCGTTCATGCTGCAGGGCACCACCCTGGTGCACACCGGTTCCATTGCCACCATGCTGGCGCCGGGCGCGGCCGAGGTGCTTTCCGCCGTCGAGCACGCCCATCCGTCCGCCACCATCAGCTTCGACCCCAACTGCCGCCCCACCATCATCACCGACGTGGACTACGCCCGCAGGCAGGCGGAAAAGTTCGTCAGCCTCGCGGACGTCGTGAAGGCTTCCGACGAGGACCTGGAGTGGCTGTACCCCGGTGTGGACGCGCTGGATTCGGCCCGGCGCTGGCTCTCCCTGGGCGGTCCCGGGGGGCCCGCCCTGGTGGTGGTGACCCGCGGCGCGGCCGGCCCCTGGGGCATCACCGCCGCCGGCGAAGCCGAGTTCCCTGCGCCCAGGGTGGAGGTGGCGGACACTGTGGGTGCCGGGGATTCCTTTATGGCAGCACTGATTTCCGGCCTGGTGGACCGCGGACTGGACGGTGCGCAGAACCGGAAGGAGCTGCGTGAACTGCCGGCCGAGTCGCTCCGTGAGCTGCTGGCCCATGCGGCGTGGGCTGCGGCAGTCACCGTGTCCCGGCCCGGAGCCAACCCGCCCACCAGGGCGGAGCTCAACCACTTCGAGCTCGAAAGCCTGGAGCGCGAAGGCCTGGCGCGCGACACGGCGCTCGCCGGGGACGACCTGAGGAATGCCGACTCCGCCAGCAACTGA
- a CDS encoding STAS/SEC14 domain-containing protein: MQEQIVRIVLPRDEHLDEHSAQLLAAGLQAPPSGSPLAVLMDVTDVASVSRAARAVFSNVSTVAAWALLGRTPVDRILAHFILGGDFKSGPASYFTSEIDALKWLKEHAHVH; the protein is encoded by the coding sequence ATGCAGGAGCAGATTGTCCGGATCGTGCTTCCCCGGGACGAGCACTTGGACGAACACTCGGCACAGTTGCTGGCTGCCGGCCTCCAGGCGCCCCCGTCGGGCTCCCCGTTGGCCGTACTGATGGATGTGACGGACGTTGCGTCTGTAAGCCGGGCAGCGAGGGCCGTCTTCAGCAACGTGAGCACCGTGGCCGCGTGGGCGCTGCTGGGCCGGACTCCCGTGGACCGTATCCTGGCCCATTTCATCCTTGGCGGTGACTTCAAGTCCGGGCCGGCGAGCTACTTCACCTCTGAAATTGATGCACTCAAGTGGTTGAAGGAACACGCCCATGTTCACTGA
- a CDS encoding bifunctional diguanylate cyclase/phosphodiesterase: MFTDGDPRLGKLLDGIVRLAAGELHSRIEVSPARDELDAVIMGTNLLAEDLQIMYQELEQRVELRTRLLNEAHLEMQKMALTDSLTGLANRAALVSAINDALAEAGQGGLPPALLLLDLDAFKGINDTLGHAAGDQVLAAVGERIKGSVRETDTVARLGGDEFAVLMPATTLARAAGAGNRILASLDGQVELENDAVQCGASMGLCIGGNGQSAEQLLIEADVAMYASKAGGRNRLKVFEPAMLHARQLRSQLIEDLRTAISGSELVLFYQPVVDLATGRIEGAEALVRWKHPSRGMVMPDEFIPLAEDAGLISELGGWVLRAAVRQLRDWRAEGRAGDEFSMRINISPTDLQRLEFIEEVRDALSEAELNPELLVLELTEGAIVSGNELDRYSLNSLRKLGVGLEIDDFGTGYSSISYLRKLPVDKVKVDRSLLKDLGTDPAQPALIAAILQLIRACGLEAVWEGVENAEQAQHLASIGCVSAQGYYFGRPVPADEFAAVLDAQRASRRDS, from the coding sequence ATGTTCACTGACGGCGATCCGCGCCTGGGCAAGCTGCTGGACGGAATCGTCCGCCTCGCCGCAGGAGAGCTGCACTCCAGGATTGAAGTGTCCCCCGCCAGGGACGAACTGGATGCCGTCATCATGGGAACCAACCTCCTCGCCGAGGATCTGCAGATTATGTACCAGGAGCTGGAACAGCGGGTGGAACTGCGCACCCGGCTGCTCAACGAGGCGCATCTCGAAATGCAGAAGATGGCACTCACAGACTCGCTCACGGGCCTGGCGAACCGTGCCGCCCTGGTCAGCGCCATTAACGACGCACTGGCGGAGGCAGGGCAGGGCGGCCTGCCGCCGGCACTCCTCCTGCTGGACCTTGACGCTTTCAAGGGCATCAACGACACCCTTGGCCACGCTGCCGGCGACCAGGTCCTGGCCGCCGTCGGGGAGCGCATCAAAGGCTCAGTCCGCGAAACAGACACAGTGGCCCGCCTGGGCGGAGACGAATTCGCCGTTCTGATGCCCGCCACCACCCTGGCCCGCGCCGCGGGCGCCGGCAACCGCATCCTCGCTTCCCTGGACGGCCAGGTGGAGCTCGAGAACGACGCCGTCCAGTGCGGTGCCAGCATGGGGCTGTGCATTGGTGGAAACGGCCAGAGCGCGGAACAGCTGCTCATCGAGGCTGATGTGGCCATGTACGCGTCCAAGGCCGGGGGCCGCAACCGGCTCAAGGTGTTCGAACCGGCAATGCTGCACGCCCGCCAGCTGCGCAGCCAGCTCATTGAGGACCTGCGGACGGCCATTTCCGGCTCGGAGCTGGTGCTTTTTTACCAGCCCGTGGTGGACCTGGCAACAGGGCGGATCGAAGGCGCGGAAGCCTTGGTCCGCTGGAAGCACCCGTCCCGGGGGATGGTGATGCCGGACGAATTCATTCCGCTGGCGGAAGACGCCGGACTCATTTCCGAGCTGGGCGGGTGGGTCCTACGCGCCGCCGTACGGCAGTTGAGGGACTGGCGGGCAGAGGGCCGTGCGGGCGACGAATTCTCCATGCGCATTAACATCTCCCCCACGGACCTGCAGCGCCTGGAGTTCATCGAAGAGGTCCGGGATGCCCTCAGCGAGGCGGAGCTCAACCCGGAACTGCTGGTCCTCGAGCTGACGGAAGGTGCCATCGTCAGCGGCAATGAACTGGACCGGTACTCCCTGAACAGCCTGCGGAAGCTGGGTGTGGGGCTGGAAATCGACGACTTCGGCACGGGCTACTCCTCCATCAGCTACCTGCGCAAGCTCCCCGTGGACAAGGTCAAAGTGGACCGCTCCCTCCTGAAGGACCTAGGGACGGACCCGGCCCAGCCAGCGCTGATAGCGGCAATCCTCCAGCTGATCCGGGCGTGCGGCCTCGAGGCGGTCTGGGAAGGCGTGGAAAACGCGGAACAGGCACAGCATCTTGCCAGCATTGGCTGTGTCAGCGCGCAGGGATATTACTTCGGCCGGCCGGTCCCTGCGGACGAGTTTGCAGCAGTGCTGGACGCACAGCGGGCGTCACGCCGCGACAGCTAG
- a CDS encoding glycerophosphodiester phosphodiesterase — translation MTESQPFFAAGSASARIAMAHRGFSPDGLENSMSAFRAAVELGYRYLEMDVHTTADGVLLVFHDPSLDRVTDGQGRIARLPAGIVARARIGGVEPIPLFEEMVRAFPDVRLNLDVKDWNSVPGLAAAIERYGVHDQVLIASFSDRRRRAVVKRLSRPVAASAGMVSNALFTMLGPVLPAPVIRRLLRGVHALQVPVSYGGVRVVTPAFVRRAHRHGLQVHVWTINDPEEMHRLLDLGVDGIVTDRADLLKQVLQDRGQWD, via the coding sequence ATGACGGAGTCCCAGCCCTTCTTCGCCGCCGGAAGCGCCTCCGCGCGGATTGCCATGGCGCACCGCGGTTTTTCTCCGGACGGGCTGGAAAATTCGATGTCGGCGTTCCGCGCCGCCGTCGAACTCGGCTACCGGTACCTGGAAATGGATGTTCACACCACCGCCGACGGCGTGCTCCTGGTGTTTCACGACCCCTCGCTAGACCGCGTCACTGACGGGCAGGGCCGCATCGCCCGGCTCCCTGCCGGGATCGTTGCCCGGGCACGGATCGGCGGCGTGGAGCCCATCCCGCTCTTCGAGGAGATGGTCCGGGCCTTCCCCGACGTGCGGCTAAACCTTGATGTCAAGGATTGGAACTCGGTGCCCGGCCTTGCCGCCGCGATTGAGAGGTACGGCGTTCACGACCAGGTACTGATTGCGAGCTTCTCCGACCGCCGGCGCCGGGCCGTCGTCAAACGGTTGAGCCGGCCGGTCGCGGCGTCGGCCGGTATGGTTTCCAACGCCCTGTTCACAATGTTGGGCCCGGTGCTTCCGGCACCGGTCATCCGTCGGCTCCTGCGCGGCGTCCACGCGCTTCAGGTGCCGGTCAGCTACGGCGGCGTCCGGGTGGTGACGCCGGCCTTTGTCCGCCGCGCCCATCGGCACGGTCTCCAGGTCCATGTCTGGACCATCAACGACCCCGAGGAGATGCACCGGCTCCTGGACCTTGGTGTTGACGGCATCGTCACCGACCGGGCAGATCTCCTCAAACAGGTGCTCCAGGACCGGGGGCAGTGGGACTAG
- a CDS encoding HAD family hydrolase, with protein MRLVASDIDGTILGHDGKISHRTIRAFHACRDAGVELVFVTGRPPRWLHPLEDQLGHAGTVICSNGAVVWDLEAGRLVSARSLALDAVFEARRIIKQLRPSALFAAETLTGFHLEPGFIENDSSEILSEFTPAPLASTLSADDAVVKFLAIVREGTADDFLAEVSPAVAHLASATHSAPTVAMLELALPGVNKAVTLAEYAGALGIEAADVVAFGDMPNDIEMLRWAGDGYAMASGHPEAIRAAGQQAPHFDDDGVAQILEAKLAGLGVKPV; from the coding sequence ATGCGGCTGGTAGCAAGTGACATTGACGGAACGATCCTCGGGCATGACGGCAAAATCAGCCACCGGACCATCCGCGCCTTCCACGCGTGCCGTGACGCCGGCGTCGAACTGGTGTTCGTGACCGGACGTCCGCCCCGCTGGCTGCACCCCCTGGAGGACCAGTTGGGGCATGCGGGAACGGTGATCTGCTCGAACGGCGCAGTGGTGTGGGACCTCGAGGCGGGCCGCCTGGTGTCCGCACGTTCGCTTGCCCTGGACGCCGTGTTCGAAGCACGCCGCATCATCAAGCAGCTGCGGCCGTCCGCCCTGTTCGCCGCGGAAACCCTCACCGGCTTCCACCTGGAACCGGGCTTCATCGAAAACGACTCCAGCGAAATCCTGTCCGAGTTCACCCCCGCTCCGCTGGCCAGCACCCTCAGCGCGGACGACGCCGTGGTGAAGTTCCTGGCAATTGTCCGTGAAGGCACCGCAGACGACTTCCTCGCCGAAGTGTCACCCGCGGTGGCGCACCTCGCTTCGGCCACCCACTCGGCACCCACCGTGGCCATGCTGGAGCTCGCTTTGCCGGGCGTCAACAAAGCCGTGACGCTGGCCGAATACGCCGGCGCCCTGGGCATTGAGGCCGCTGATGTGGTGGCCTTCGGGGACATGCCCAACGACATCGAGATGCTGCGCTGGGCCGGCGACGGCTATGCAATGGCCAGCGGCCACCCCGAGGCCATCCGGGCAGCGGGGCAGCAGGCGCCCCATTTCGACGACGACGGCGTGGCCCAGATTCTCGAAGCCAAGCTTGCCGGACTTGGCGTGAAGCCCGTCTAG
- a CDS encoding YbhB/YbcL family Raf kinase inhibitor-like protein — protein MSRHDSPNLHVTSESFRDGQILPPAQRSGKMRAGGKDESPQLSWSGAPAGTKGYAVTVFDPDAPGRGGFWHWAVLDLPAGATSLPAGAGGEGGRLLPAGAMQLKNDGGFHGYLGAAPPPGHGPHRYIATVYALDVEHLGLEAGFSPAKLEAKLAGHVLARGTLTGIFER, from the coding sequence ATGTCCCGCCACGATTCCCCGAACCTGCACGTCACCAGCGAGTCCTTCCGGGACGGCCAGATCCTGCCGCCCGCCCAGCGCAGCGGCAAGATGCGCGCCGGCGGCAAGGATGAATCGCCGCAGTTGAGCTGGAGCGGTGCGCCGGCCGGAACCAAGGGCTATGCGGTCACGGTGTTTGATCCCGATGCCCCGGGCCGTGGCGGCTTCTGGCACTGGGCCGTGCTGGACCTCCCCGCGGGCGCTACGTCCTTGCCCGCCGGTGCGGGCGGCGAGGGCGGCCGGCTCCTTCCGGCCGGTGCGATGCAGTTGAAGAACGACGGCGGCTTCCACGGCTACCTGGGGGCCGCGCCGCCGCCCGGACACGGTCCGCACCGCTACATCGCCACCGTCTACGCCCTCGACGTGGAGCACCTGGGCCTGGAAGCCGGGTTCAGCCCGGCCAAGCTGGAAGCCAAGCTGGCCGGGCACGTGCTGGCCCGCGGAACGCTCACCGGCATCTTCGAGCGCTGA
- a CDS encoding rhodanese-like domain-containing protein, whose protein sequence is MDVVVIETPQLGDRSYLVHDGTVGLVIDPQRDTDRVEAAAREAGVTITHVAETHVHNDYVTGGLELATSHGATYLVNAADPVQFEREAITDGQTVRVGALTVRAVATPGHTHTHLSFIVDDGDKQAVFSGGSLLYGSVGRTDLVAASDTVGLTHDQYASVRRLVAEARHDAALFPTHGFGSFCSSGPATRSGSSTVGEQLTANHALTDPDEDHFVQELIANLSAYPAYYAHMGAMNAKGPGPADLAVPESVDPAELTRRLEDGEWVVDLRRRVAFASNHLKGSVSFEYGSGSNFTTYLGWVLPWDEKLTLVGSRDDVEKAIRDLSRIGIDSPDAAVGTEPHALAPDAAVDSYPRVGWDGLLAGRAGGDTVLDVRRTDEFAASHVAGAVNVPIHQLLTRMDEVPAGKLWVHCGTGYRAGVAASLLQRAGRDVVHLDARFDDAGKAGVPMEKGPSA, encoded by the coding sequence ATGGACGTTGTTGTCATCGAAACCCCGCAGCTGGGGGACCGGAGCTACCTGGTCCACGACGGCACGGTGGGACTCGTCATCGACCCGCAGCGGGACACGGACCGGGTGGAGGCCGCCGCCCGCGAAGCGGGGGTGACCATCACCCACGTCGCCGAAACGCATGTGCACAACGACTACGTCACCGGCGGCCTGGAACTGGCCACATCCCATGGTGCGACGTACCTGGTCAACGCCGCGGACCCGGTCCAGTTCGAGCGCGAAGCCATCACCGACGGCCAGACCGTCCGCGTGGGCGCGCTGACCGTAAGGGCCGTGGCCACTCCGGGCCACACCCACACGCACCTGTCCTTCATCGTGGACGACGGCGACAAGCAGGCTGTCTTCTCCGGCGGCAGCCTGCTCTACGGCTCAGTCGGCCGGACGGATCTCGTGGCTGCGTCCGACACGGTCGGCCTGACCCATGACCAGTATGCTTCCGTGCGCCGTCTCGTGGCCGAGGCCCGGCATGACGCAGCGCTCTTCCCCACCCACGGCTTCGGGTCGTTCTGTTCGTCCGGGCCGGCCACCCGCTCCGGCTCCTCCACTGTCGGTGAGCAGCTCACCGCGAACCATGCCCTGACCGATCCGGACGAGGACCATTTCGTCCAGGAACTCATCGCCAACCTCTCCGCGTACCCGGCGTATTACGCGCACATGGGGGCCATGAACGCCAAGGGTCCGGGTCCCGCGGACCTCGCGGTCCCGGAATCGGTGGACCCGGCCGAGCTCACCCGCCGCCTGGAAGACGGGGAATGGGTGGTCGACCTCCGCCGCCGCGTGGCGTTTGCCAGCAACCACCTCAAGGGCAGTGTCAGCTTCGAATACGGCAGCGGCTCCAACTTCACCACCTACCTGGGCTGGGTCCTGCCCTGGGATGAGAAGCTTACCCTCGTCGGCTCGCGGGACGACGTCGAAAAAGCCATCCGCGATCTGTCCCGCATCGGCATCGATTCGCCGGATGCCGCCGTCGGGACCGAACCGCACGCACTGGCGCCGGACGCCGCGGTCGACTCCTACCCGCGCGTCGGCTGGGACGGCCTGCTGGCCGGCCGGGCAGGCGGTGACACGGTCCTCGATGTACGGCGGACGGACGAGTTTGCCGCCTCCCACGTGGCCGGCGCCGTTAACGTTCCCATCCACCAGCTCCTCACCCGAATGGACGAAGTGCCGGCAGGCAAGCTGTGGGTCCACTGCGGAACCGGCTACCGTGCCGGAGTGGCGGCCAGCCTGCTGCAGCGTGCAGGCAGGGACGTGGTCCACCTGGACGCGAGGTTCGATGATGCCGGTAAAGCCGGCGTCCCCATGGAGAAGGGCCCGTCGGCGTAA